The following are from one region of the Alicyclobacillus fastidiosus genome:
- a CDS encoding glycosyltransferase family 39 protein — MSKIQFRRRHVWLILIGLVSIFLDFWNLSKDGYGNTYYAAAVKSMLQSFHNFFFLSFDPGGFITIDKPPVGFWLQAFSAWIFGFHGWSILAPEALAGVISVLLLYHLVAKRHGYVPGLIAAFLLAITPLSVATNRNNTIDSILTTACLVAAWALLKAAEGKHRLAWLLTAAGVLGIGFNIKFAEAFLVLPALIAGYIFVKGIRVRTKVVHLFLAACVLTVVSFSWSVIVDAVPAQDRPWVGSTQTNSEVNLAFGYDGIERVTGSLNGAHGGSGMRTAARSAQTGYAKGQGAYFGNNARSTQNGFQFHGQTNHPASGGGFAHGQGGQGQAYQQGQSQRFVGANRGAWSGGGNGGLLRLFTSSDATQIGWWLPLGIAGFVLVLVTYVRRKSDEAKDWPSVAMWGVWFATTVLYFTFVAALHTYYMVTMAPAIAAMIGIGFGQVRHYLQHKGRVALGVVVVVLGMAAYQLHLVWSYPTLRGTLALLVGIGAVVALGALVLTFVSDRRRLFNGAMVAASLFSIAVIPAYWSYSTLTYAGNGSDPTAGPNVSRSLGNNNFPGNFAGFGQTGTNVNEKLLSFLKSHYQGGYLLATQNATTAAPYILATGLPVMAMGGFRGTDPAITASQLEKLAEAGKVKYFLVSGTRTSVSGANQAASDKFSSAFGGNGSAAGYRDFADRTGADFGGFRNGDATGGYAAMGGFGSFGTSSTQSQNLSWIEKNCKLVPTSEWEDTTTTKASGGSLSGFGGFGSFGGATELYEYVGKTATK; from the coding sequence GTGAGTAAGATTCAGTTTCGACGCAGGCATGTATGGTTGATTCTCATTGGACTTGTGTCTATCTTTCTCGACTTCTGGAACTTGTCGAAAGATGGATATGGGAACACGTATTACGCTGCAGCTGTGAAGAGCATGCTACAGAGCTTCCACAACTTCTTCTTTCTCTCCTTCGATCCCGGCGGCTTTATCACCATTGATAAACCTCCGGTCGGCTTTTGGCTGCAGGCATTCAGCGCATGGATATTTGGGTTCCACGGCTGGAGCATCCTCGCGCCAGAGGCACTCGCAGGTGTCATCTCAGTGCTTCTCCTGTATCACCTCGTCGCGAAGCGGCACGGGTACGTCCCGGGTTTGATCGCGGCGTTCTTGTTGGCCATCACGCCGCTATCTGTGGCGACGAACCGCAACAACACCATCGACAGCATCCTCACGACGGCTTGTCTAGTCGCCGCTTGGGCCTTGCTGAAGGCTGCGGAGGGCAAGCACAGATTGGCTTGGCTGCTCACGGCCGCTGGCGTGCTCGGCATCGGCTTTAACATCAAGTTCGCCGAGGCGTTCTTGGTCCTTCCTGCCTTGATCGCTGGCTATATCTTCGTCAAAGGCATCCGCGTTCGAACCAAAGTCGTTCATTTGTTTTTGGCCGCCTGTGTCCTGACGGTCGTGTCGTTTTCCTGGTCGGTCATCGTCGATGCGGTGCCTGCACAGGACAGGCCGTGGGTCGGTAGCACGCAGACGAACAGCGAAGTCAATCTGGCCTTTGGCTACGATGGCATCGAGCGAGTGACCGGCAGCTTGAATGGAGCGCACGGTGGCAGCGGGATGCGAACTGCTGCACGTTCAGCTCAGACGGGCTACGCGAAGGGGCAAGGGGCTTACTTTGGCAACAACGCTCGGTCCACGCAAAACGGTTTCCAATTCCACGGCCAAACCAATCACCCGGCTAGTGGTGGCGGTTTTGCTCATGGTCAGGGCGGCCAGGGGCAAGCGTACCAGCAAGGGCAATCGCAGCGATTTGTGGGCGCGAATCGCGGCGCCTGGAGCGGCGGTGGCAATGGCGGATTGCTTCGGCTCTTTACCAGCAGTGACGCCACGCAGATCGGTTGGTGGTTGCCGCTTGGCATCGCTGGCTTTGTCCTCGTATTGGTGACGTACGTTCGCCGTAAATCGGACGAGGCGAAGGACTGGCCGTCCGTGGCGATGTGGGGTGTGTGGTTTGCGACCACCGTCCTGTACTTCACCTTTGTCGCCGCATTGCACACGTACTACATGGTGACGATGGCACCGGCGATCGCGGCCATGATCGGCATTGGTTTTGGCCAAGTCCGCCACTACCTGCAGCACAAGGGGCGAGTGGCACTCGGCGTCGTCGTCGTGGTACTTGGCATGGCCGCGTATCAACTGCACTTGGTCTGGTCGTACCCAACTTTGCGCGGGACACTGGCGCTATTGGTTGGCATCGGCGCCGTCGTCGCCTTGGGTGCGCTCGTTTTGACGTTTGTAAGCGACCGCAGACGCCTCTTCAACGGGGCGATGGTTGCTGCGTCGCTGTTTAGCATCGCCGTCATCCCAGCGTATTGGTCGTATAGCACGTTGACCTATGCGGGGAACGGATCGGATCCGACAGCTGGCCCGAACGTGTCCCGCAGCCTGGGCAATAACAATTTCCCCGGAAACTTTGCGGGGTTCGGACAAACGGGCACGAACGTGAATGAGAAGCTGTTGAGCTTCCTCAAGAGCCACTATCAGGGCGGTTATCTGCTGGCGACGCAAAATGCCACGACTGCCGCGCCCTACATTTTAGCGACAGGACTTCCGGTCATGGCGATGGGGGGATTCCGCGGCACAGATCCGGCCATTACCGCATCGCAACTCGAGAAGCTCGCGGAGGCAGGCAAGGTTAAATACTTTCTCGTCTCTGGTACAAGGACGTCCGTGTCTGGTGCTAATCAGGCAGCGTCTGACAAATTTTCATCTGCATTCGGAGGCAATGGAAGCGCGGCAGGCTATAGGGACTTTGCCGATCGGACCGGCGCAGACTTCGGCGGTTTCCGGAATGGTGACGCAACTGGCGGCTATGCGGCGATGGGCGGCTTCGGTAGCTTTGGCACTTCTAGCACACAGTCGCAGAATCTCAGCTGGATCGAGAAGAATTGCAAACTCGTGCCGACATCCGAGTGGGAGGATACGACCACGACGAAAGCGAGCGGTGGCAGCCTCAGCGGTTTTGGTGGTTTTGGCAGCTTCGGCGGAGCTACAGAGCTGTACGAGTACGTTGGTAAGACGGCGACGAAATAG
- a CDS encoding ABC transporter permease has product MRAKRLVKTAFTSLWHKPLRTMLTMLGIIIGVAAVVALMSYGSATTGSVTSQIQGLGTNLLVITPGQTTQNGVSQGLGSAQTLTQSDVTALQKDSLLSAVAPDATSRGQVEYQSTNYQTRLEGSTADLLTVRNLKLSGGRMFNLVDEQQALPVAVIGPTTAENVFGNANPVGKTIWINGLTFQVIGELASQGSSGATNNDDEILMPLSTLQQDFTGTTYLDTIYASAIDAQHMQQAQQQVENTLRQSHGLSWSAADDFTITNQSTLLGTLSSVSKSLQMFLGGIAGISLLVGGIGIMNIMLVSVTERTREIGLRKALGATRSDILNQFLAESGMVGILGGLIGVGLGMVSSLALGRIASETIHVDWSAVWISFVVAFVVGLVFGVYPAFRAARLSPMNALRYE; this is encoded by the coding sequence ATGCGCGCAAAACGATTAGTTAAAACGGCTTTCACCAGCCTTTGGCATAAACCTTTGCGAACGATGTTGACGATGCTTGGTATCATTATCGGCGTCGCGGCCGTCGTGGCACTGATGAGCTACGGCAGCGCAACCACAGGAAGTGTCACGTCGCAAATTCAGGGGCTAGGTACGAATTTATTGGTGATTACACCGGGGCAAACCACGCAAAATGGTGTCAGCCAAGGGCTTGGCAGTGCACAAACGCTCACGCAAAGCGACGTCACAGCGCTGCAAAAAGACTCCTTACTGTCTGCCGTCGCACCTGACGCGACATCGCGCGGACAAGTCGAATATCAATCGACAAACTATCAAACGCGCCTCGAAGGCAGTACGGCGGATTTGTTAACCGTGCGAAATCTCAAACTGTCTGGCGGCCGTATGTTCAACCTCGTCGATGAGCAGCAGGCGCTGCCTGTAGCCGTCATCGGCCCAACGACCGCAGAGAACGTATTTGGCAACGCAAACCCGGTTGGCAAGACAATTTGGATCAACGGTTTGACATTTCAAGTCATTGGTGAGTTGGCGTCGCAGGGATCGAGTGGGGCAACAAACAACGACGACGAAATCCTCATGCCGCTATCGACGCTGCAACAGGATTTTACAGGCACTACGTACCTCGACACCATCTACGCGTCGGCCATCGACGCCCAACACATGCAACAGGCACAACAGCAGGTGGAGAACACACTCCGACAATCGCATGGACTATCTTGGAGCGCCGCGGATGACTTCACGATCACAAACCAAAGCACGCTCTTGGGCACACTCTCTAGCGTATCCAAGTCGCTGCAAATGTTCCTTGGCGGCATCGCTGGGATTTCCTTACTTGTCGGCGGCATTGGCATTATGAACATCATGCTTGTTTCCGTCACAGAGCGAACCCGCGAGATTGGTCTTCGTAAGGCACTCGGCGCAACACGATCCGACATTCTCAACCAATTCCTTGCAGAGAGTGGCATGGTCGGAATTCTTGGTGGCCTCATCGGTGTCGGTCTCGGCATGGTCAGCTCACTTGCACTTGGCCGCATCGCATCGGAGACCATCCATGTGGATTGGAGTGCTGTGTGGATTTCGTTTGTCGTGGCATTCGTGGTGGGTCTGGTATTTGGCGTATATCCGGCGTTTCGCGCAGCGAGGTTGTCGCCAATGAATGCACTGCGGTATGAATGA
- a CDS encoding ABC transporter ATP-binding protein: protein MMKLVELEGITKQYQTGSEPFYAVRDVNLTINHGDFVAIMGPSGSGKSTMMHMMGLLDTPTSGEIIIDGIRTSGLNDKRLAAVRNERIGFVFQNFNLLPRTSALENVALPLFYGNQKADAYLARAERALERVGLDPRQKGWNHPNQLSGGQQQRVAIARAIVTEPNLLLADEPTGNLDSQSTNEILALFQRLNEDGVTIVMVTHEDEVARHAKRIVRFRDGHMESDRLIDPILDAR from the coding sequence GTGATGAAGCTAGTTGAGCTAGAAGGCATAACAAAGCAGTATCAGACTGGGAGCGAACCGTTTTATGCCGTACGGGACGTAAACCTGACGATAAATCATGGTGATTTTGTGGCCATCATGGGACCGTCCGGATCGGGCAAGTCGACCATGATGCATATGATGGGTCTGCTCGACACACCGACGTCGGGGGAGATCATCATCGACGGTATTCGGACGTCCGGGTTGAACGACAAACGGTTAGCGGCGGTGCGCAACGAGCGCATTGGATTTGTGTTTCAGAACTTCAACCTACTGCCCAGGACTTCAGCACTGGAGAACGTGGCGTTGCCGCTCTTTTATGGCAACCAAAAGGCGGATGCTTATCTTGCGCGGGCGGAACGTGCGCTTGAGCGAGTCGGCCTCGATCCTCGGCAAAAAGGCTGGAACCACCCAAATCAGCTTTCAGGCGGGCAGCAGCAACGGGTGGCCATCGCTCGGGCCATCGTGACGGAACCTAATCTCCTCCTGGCGGATGAACCGACGGGAAATTTGGACAGCCAATCGACCAACGAAATCCTAGCGTTGTTTCAGCGTCTCAATGAAGACGGTGTGACGATTGTCATGGTTACCCACGAAGATGAAGTGGCTCGACATGCGAAACGAATTGTTCGGTTCCGGGACGGGCACATGGAGTCAGACCGCCTGATTGATCCGATCCTGGATGCGAGGTGA
- a CDS encoding GtrA family protein — protein MNEQTRGARAPLPAVQLLKFGAVGASNTVVDLLLFILFYNGLHFNYLLAHVISYSCGTVNSFVWNRYFTFERRSRLRGRELYRFILLNVCSFLLSLAFIYGFSHLLKLPVIVSKVSSIILTVLVNYVGSKYWCFVER, from the coding sequence GTGAATGAGCAGACGCGCGGCGCACGCGCGCCGCTCCCCGCCGTCCAGTTGCTGAAATTCGGGGCTGTCGGCGCGTCGAATACGGTCGTCGACTTGCTCCTGTTCATCCTCTTTTACAATGGGCTGCACTTCAACTACTTGTTGGCGCACGTCATCTCTTACAGCTGCGGGACGGTGAACAGCTTTGTGTGGAACAGATATTTCACGTTTGAGCGCAGAAGTAGACTTCGGGGGCGGGAATTGTACCGGTTCATTCTGCTGAACGTGTGTTCTTTTCTCTTGTCGTTGGCGTTCATTTATGGGTTCAGTCATCTCCTGAAACTGCCGGTTATCGTCAGCAAAGTGAGCTCCATTATCCTCACCGTGCTGGTAAATTACGTCGGCAGCAAGTACTGGTGCTTCGTGGAGAGATGA
- a CDS encoding DUF4855 domain-containing protein: MDKRRLMWLTTTMTLVTLGLMPAMPHVFADTVDPAATQQDLTSLGTVSTTVTGLADAVFEADEEKYQHYALTDDLHWTGFCHQGGRDVTIQFPNPVDVQHVEITMEQNASQGVYLPSNVQFEAYSNGQWYSLATQPASIPESDVTKTTQVFQFNSSTGIEASEIRLAFPVNLFVFARGLKVAGSTSSVGALPTTQAVPAYSTSVGALTPSSVTAHGIANMLLVPTGSYGQLGTWSEGDFLPMLEYINPSGQAVGPLFDTMLFSPYANVPDTADGWTAYLNDLFAQGQQLSALNEAVALANEALNRTGYKEKVVLSIPYFPYGNVQFGSVGGQLLDFAGTAGDPDALNARDAAMNWYVNTLLNQWRAADYQNLQLVGLYWDHEQFNLGRPGEQQIFQQAETEAHNNGLPLLWIPYYGAVGSSQWQALGLDTAWLQPNYIEQGSGAEISRISNAEKIATHNGMGVEVELTALNGPTESLYQTFLNELSNDGFGSNNVSHAYYDGSKLLLDAEQSTNPEERQVYDETAAFMLH; encoded by the coding sequence ATGGACAAGCGACGTCTGATGTGGCTGACGACGACTATGACGTTGGTCACCTTAGGGCTGATGCCGGCGATGCCGCACGTATTTGCGGACACGGTCGATCCGGCAGCGACCCAGCAGGATCTCACGAGCCTTGGCACCGTCTCGACGACGGTGACCGGGCTCGCCGATGCAGTCTTTGAAGCGGACGAAGAAAAGTATCAGCACTACGCGCTGACGGACGACCTTCATTGGACTGGCTTTTGTCATCAGGGCGGTCGGGATGTCACAATTCAGTTTCCCAACCCGGTAGATGTTCAGCACGTCGAGATCACGATGGAGCAAAATGCGTCACAAGGGGTCTATTTGCCGAGCAACGTGCAATTTGAAGCGTACTCGAACGGTCAGTGGTATTCGCTCGCAACGCAACCTGCCAGTATTCCAGAGAGCGATGTAACAAAGACGACGCAGGTTTTTCAGTTCAATAGCAGCACAGGCATCGAGGCCAGCGAAATTCGCCTGGCGTTCCCTGTCAACCTGTTTGTCTTTGCGCGAGGACTGAAGGTTGCGGGGAGCACCTCGTCTGTTGGTGCGCTGCCCACCACCCAGGCGGTGCCAGCGTACTCGACGTCGGTCGGGGCATTGACACCTAGCTCGGTCACAGCGCACGGCATTGCCAATATGTTGCTTGTGCCGACAGGGAGCTACGGACAACTTGGAACGTGGTCGGAAGGCGACTTTTTGCCGATGCTGGAATATATCAATCCATCGGGGCAGGCCGTCGGGCCACTCTTTGATACGATGTTGTTCTCTCCGTACGCCAACGTCCCTGACACCGCCGACGGTTGGACGGCGTACTTGAACGATCTGTTTGCGCAGGGGCAGCAACTCAGCGCACTCAACGAGGCGGTTGCGCTGGCGAACGAGGCCCTGAACAGGACCGGGTACAAGGAGAAGGTCGTCTTGTCCATACCATATTTTCCGTATGGAAACGTTCAATTCGGCTCGGTCGGCGGTCAACTGCTCGACTTCGCCGGTACGGCCGGGGATCCGGACGCGTTAAACGCGCGAGATGCGGCGATGAACTGGTACGTCAACACACTTCTTAATCAGTGGCGGGCGGCTGACTATCAAAACTTGCAACTTGTTGGCCTGTACTGGGATCATGAGCAGTTCAATCTGGGCCGCCCTGGCGAGCAACAGATCTTCCAGCAGGCGGAGACGGAAGCTCACAACAACGGCCTGCCACTTCTTTGGATCCCGTATTATGGCGCAGTCGGCAGTTCCCAGTGGCAGGCCTTGGGCCTCGACACCGCGTGGTTGCAACCGAATTATATCGAGCAAGGCTCAGGCGCCGAGATTAGCCGCATCAGCAACGCGGAGAAGATAGCCACCCACAACGGCATGGGCGTCGAGGTTGAATTGACGGCGCTCAACGGACCGACAGAATCGCTCTACCAGACGTTTCTCAACGAGCTCAGCAACGACGGCTTTGGTTCGAATAACGTATCGCACGCGTACTACGACGGATCCAAACTGCTGCTCGACGCTGAACAGTCCACGAACCCGGAAGAGCGCCAAGTCTACGACGAAACGGCTGCATTTATGCTGCATTGA
- a CDS encoding glycosyltransferase family 2 protein yields MARRIVSYEFGEQATEGERSDLQRPLVDEQVRISVVVPVYNEEEVIVQTYSRLKDVMEAMGGTYELLFVNDGSRDQTATILRGICRADERVRLINFSRNFGHQLAITAGMDHALGDAVVVIDGDLQDPPELIPTMVEKWQQGYQVVYAKRMERKGETRFKKWSASAFYRVLHRLTDVEIPVDTGDFRLIDRKVCDVLASMKERHRFIRGMVSWSGFRQIAVEYSRDSRHAGKTKYSMKKMLKLSLDAITSFSHVPIKLAGYLGLVSLFAGVVYLLVVLIAQHRATSVDILTFVALVLGGVILACMGVLGEYIGRIYDEVKDRPLYLIDSQEGLMSRRANCE; encoded by the coding sequence GTGGCTAGGAGGATTGTGTCCTACGAGTTCGGCGAACAGGCGACCGAAGGCGAGCGCAGCGATTTGCAGCGTCCTCTTGTCGATGAACAGGTGCGCATTTCGGTCGTCGTCCCGGTCTACAACGAAGAGGAAGTGATTGTGCAGACGTACTCGCGGCTCAAAGATGTGATGGAGGCGATGGGTGGCACGTATGAGCTGTTGTTCGTGAACGACGGCAGCCGCGACCAAACGGCCACCATCCTCCGTGGCATCTGCCGCGCGGATGAGCGAGTGCGGTTGATCAACTTCTCGCGCAATTTCGGTCACCAGCTCGCCATTACCGCCGGGATGGATCACGCCCTTGGCGATGCTGTGGTGGTCATCGACGGCGATTTGCAAGATCCGCCCGAGTTGATCCCCACAATGGTCGAGAAGTGGCAACAGGGATACCAGGTCGTGTACGCCAAGCGCATGGAGCGCAAGGGCGAAACGCGGTTTAAGAAGTGGAGTGCGTCGGCTTTTTATCGCGTGTTGCACCGCCTCACCGATGTGGAGATCCCTGTGGACACGGGAGATTTCCGTCTCATCGACCGGAAGGTTTGCGACGTGCTCGCCTCGATGAAGGAGCGGCACCGCTTTATCCGCGGGATGGTCAGTTGGTCTGGGTTTCGCCAGATAGCTGTCGAGTATTCCCGCGACAGCCGCCACGCGGGCAAAACCAAGTACTCGATGAAAAAGATGCTCAAGCTGTCGCTTGATGCCATCACGTCATTTTCCCACGTGCCGATTAAGCTCGCAGGCTACCTGGGGCTCGTCAGCTTGTTCGCGGGTGTCGTGTATTTGCTGGTCGTCTTGATTGCCCAGCACAGGGCGACCAGTGTCGATATCCTGACGTTCGTGGCGCTCGTGTTGGGCGGGGTGATCCTCGCCTGCATGGGCGTGCTCGGAGAGTACATCGGGCGGATTTACGACGAAGTGAAGGATCGACCGCTCTACCTGATCGACAGTCAGGAGGGCTTGATGAGCAGGAGGGCCAATTGTGAATGA
- a CDS encoding peptidoglycan-binding protein, with amino-acid sequence MKLRRLLVVSTLPMLVSVAAPIVAHAQTTEPTVKTGSTGTAVTTLQKDLNSLGYSVGSVDGDFGPKTLTAVEKFQRAHGLTVDGIVGPATWAAILKSLNGTTTTKSTSTTKPASTTSGAPTTQTAEPTVKSGSTGTAVKTLQKDLNSLGDSVGAVDGDFGPATESAVKKFQTAHGLTADGIVGPETWSAIQKALASGTATKPASTTKPASTTKPASTTKPAPTTSGSPTTPTTEPTVKSGSTGAAVTTLQKDLNSLGYSVGTVDGDFGPATESAVKRFQTAHGLTADGIVGSATWSAIQKALNSGSFTKVDLRYSAPSSINANSINTFLSKNGSPMTGLGQSFISAQNTYGVDANYLVSHAILESAWGTSQIALAKNNLFGYGAYDANPGDDAGMFPSDAYAIEFQAWEVRNNYLNPGGSEYVSPTLTGMNVNYATDPNWASSIATLMNELASSSGSSVSDYTQYPSSTSVPQPNSNVEPVYDLNGATGTTQANAYYGGVPYYPSTSAGISDMFIATLQNGSSGEDVTKVQTYLNAQIGAKLTVDGQYGPATAAAVKQFEAKHGLKQDGIWSYSMWTTYITGSAPTIPAGQSVQVDEIEQGMAGPYVVPWYHITNRGWVDSQYVKFTNVYRVAVRNQTSTSTSIPVYSSSDETQQIATLHNGDFVVAKSASATNGFYEIQVSTQAYDSSGGGTPLTGYVSSQVASLTAQQ; translated from the coding sequence ATGAAGTTAAGGCGTTTACTTGTTGTCAGCACACTCCCCATGCTTGTATCTGTCGCTGCCCCCATCGTGGCACACGCACAAACGACGGAACCCACTGTCAAGACTGGATCGACCGGGACGGCCGTCACGACCCTGCAAAAGGACTTGAACTCGCTCGGATACTCCGTCGGATCAGTGGACGGGGATTTTGGTCCGAAGACGCTCACAGCCGTCGAGAAATTCCAGCGGGCGCACGGCCTCACCGTGGACGGTATCGTCGGGCCCGCTACTTGGGCGGCGATTCTCAAGTCGTTAAATGGCACAACGACCACCAAGTCCACTTCGACAACGAAACCAGCCTCGACGACGAGTGGGGCCCCCACAACACAAACGGCGGAACCTACTGTCAAGAGCGGATCGACCGGCACAGCCGTCAAGACCTTGCAAAAGGACTTAAACTCCCTCGGGGACTCTGTCGGAGCGGTTGACGGGGACTTCGGTCCCGCGACCGAGAGCGCCGTCAAGAAATTCCAGACCGCGCACGGCCTCACAGCGGACGGTATCGTCGGGCCCGAGACGTGGAGCGCGATTCAAAAGGCGTTAGCTAGCGGAACGGCTACCAAGCCTGCCTCGACAACCAAGCCTGCCTCGACAACGAAGCCTGCTTCGACAACGAAACCAGCCCCGACGACGAGTGGGTCTCCGACAACACCGACGACGGAGCCCACTGTCAAGAGCGGATCGACTGGCGCAGCCGTCACGACTTTGCAAAAGGACTTAAACTCGCTCGGGTACTCTGTCGGAACGGTCGACGGGGACTTTGGCCCCGCGACCGAGAGCGCCGTCAAGCGATTCCAGACGGCACACGGCCTCACAGCGGACGGTATCGTCGGGTCGGCGACGTGGAGCGCGATTCAAAAGGCGTTAAATAGCGGATCGTTTACGAAAGTAGATTTGCGCTATTCCGCGCCCAGCAGCATCAACGCGAATAGCATCAATACGTTTTTGAGCAAAAACGGCTCGCCAATGACGGGCCTTGGCCAATCCTTTATCAGCGCTCAGAACACGTATGGCGTGGATGCAAACTACCTCGTCTCGCACGCGATTTTAGAGAGTGCGTGGGGCACGAGTCAGATTGCTTTGGCGAAGAACAACCTGTTTGGGTATGGCGCGTACGACGCAAACCCGGGCGACGACGCAGGAATGTTCCCGAGCGACGCCTACGCGATTGAATTCCAGGCGTGGGAGGTTCGGAATAATTACTTGAATCCGGGCGGCAGCGAATACGTGTCGCCGACGCTTACCGGCATGAACGTGAACTACGCGACGGATCCGAATTGGGCGAGCAGCATCGCGACGCTGATGAACGAACTCGCCTCCTCCTCCGGATCTAGTGTCAGTGATTACACACAGTACCCTTCAAGCACATCCGTGCCGCAACCAAACAGCAATGTGGAGCCGGTGTATGACCTCAACGGCGCCACTGGCACCACTCAAGCCAATGCGTATTACGGCGGCGTGCCGTACTACCCGAGCACGAGCGCTGGCATCTCCGACATGTTCATCGCGACTCTGCAAAATGGGAGTTCCGGTGAGGACGTAACGAAGGTGCAGACGTACTTGAATGCGCAAATTGGCGCGAAGCTGACGGTCGATGGACAGTATGGCCCTGCCACCGCGGCTGCCGTGAAACAATTTGAGGCCAAACACGGATTGAAACAGGACGGCATCTGGAGCTACTCGATGTGGACCACTTACATCACAGGTTCTGCTCCGACGATACCTGCAGGGCAGTCCGTTCAGGTCGATGAAATTGAGCAGGGAATGGCGGGCCCATACGTGGTACCTTGGTATCACATCACAAACCGCGGCTGGGTCGACTCTCAGTACGTGAAGTTCACCAACGTATACCGGGTCGCAGTGAGGAATCAGACGAGTACCAGCACGTCCATCCCCGTGTACAGTTCTAGTGACGAGACGCAGCAGATTGCGACGCTGCACAACGGCGACTTCGTCGTTGCGAAGTCGGCCAGTGCGACGAATGGCTTCTATGAAATTCAAGTAAGTACGCAGGCTTACGATTCGAGTGGCGGAGGCACGCCGTTGACCGGCTACGTCTCATCGCAGGTGGCAAGTTTAACGGCGCAGCAGTAA
- a CDS encoding HlyD family efflux transporter periplasmic adaptor subunit, protein MTQPSAAQIEAGYGKQNSWWKKPWLWIGVVVVVGAAGGTAYVVHRAGQHGMQGGDRVTYATVQKGDIAQTVDISGTLNPSNEQTITGDTSNLLSVYVKAGDKVKKGQLIAKLDPSSYQIQLEAANAQLAAAQAKLSQSEESTTTVGSHGQTQTTAPDPNVVAENQASVDEAQAQVNQIQAEIDACTITSPINGTVLQVANPNQNSASVTSSSGSSGSGSGSGTASSGQTSQSSANSTIAVIANLSTTQFEVDANVPQTEMASIQDGQSSTISITAGGTGTLTGKVESISYTPQTQSGVTTYPVVIQVTNSSGSGTPTTLLPGESASVVVDVKDDKNVLMVPSDAITQQRGTVGVYVPAQGGSQGASQGGSQAATASGSSADGQSVLKGLTFVPVTVGIDNGRMVEIKSGLSAGQTVAVVIPAYSSNTSATGSGKTSSAGGGSTSMFGGMGRQFGLGASGYGGASGGSVGSEGGYRGQGGGGYAGGGSGFSGGYGGGSGFSGGSAGGGYAGGGK, encoded by the coding sequence ATGACGCAGCCTTCGGCCGCACAAATCGAAGCGGGGTATGGAAAGCAAAATTCGTGGTGGAAGAAGCCTTGGTTGTGGATCGGCGTGGTTGTTGTGGTAGGCGCCGCCGGCGGGACAGCGTATGTCGTTCATAGGGCAGGCCAGCATGGAATGCAAGGTGGAGATCGGGTGACCTACGCCACGGTGCAAAAAGGGGATATTGCACAGACGGTGGATATCTCAGGGACGTTGAATCCCTCGAATGAGCAAACGATTACAGGTGATACGTCGAATTTGCTGTCGGTGTATGTCAAGGCGGGCGACAAGGTGAAAAAAGGGCAGTTGATCGCCAAGTTAGATCCGTCCAGTTACCAAATCCAACTGGAAGCGGCAAATGCGCAGCTTGCTGCGGCGCAAGCGAAGTTGAGTCAAAGTGAAGAATCGACGACGACGGTGGGCAGTCACGGTCAAACGCAGACGACGGCACCGGATCCGAACGTGGTCGCTGAGAATCAAGCAAGCGTTGATGAGGCACAGGCACAGGTGAACCAGATCCAGGCGGAAATTGACGCATGCACCATTACAAGCCCGATCAACGGAACGGTGCTGCAAGTGGCCAATCCGAATCAAAACAGTGCCTCGGTTACATCGAGCAGTGGGAGCAGTGGAAGTGGCAGCGGCAGCGGAACTGCCTCTAGTGGGCAAACGAGCCAATCGAGTGCTAATTCCACCATTGCTGTGATTGCGAACTTAAGCACGACTCAATTTGAAGTCGACGCGAATGTGCCGCAAACAGAGATGGCCTCCATTCAGGACGGGCAGTCTTCGACGATCTCGATCACCGCTGGCGGAACCGGCACGTTGACCGGAAAGGTGGAAAGCATTAGTTATACACCGCAAACGCAAAGTGGCGTCACGACTTATCCGGTTGTCATTCAGGTTACCAACAGTTCCGGCAGCGGCACACCGACAACGCTATTGCCCGGTGAGAGTGCCTCGGTTGTCGTCGACGTCAAAGACGACAAGAACGTGTTGATGGTACCTTCTGATGCCATCACACAACAGCGCGGAACAGTCGGTGTATATGTACCCGCGCAAGGCGGCAGCCAAGGCGCTTCGCAGGGCGGATCACAAGCGGCGACGGCATCCGGCAGCAGCGCTGATGGGCAAAGTGTGTTGAAGGGACTCACATTTGTGCCTGTCACGGTGGGAATTGACAATGGGAGAATGGTCGAGATCAAAAGCGGACTATCTGCAGGACAAACTGTCGCTGTTGTCATACCGGCATACAGCAGTAATACATCCGCCACAGGTAGTGGCAAAACATCCTCTGCAGGTGGTGGCAGTACATCTATGTTTGGCGGCATGGGACGGCAGTTTGGACTTGGCGCCAGCGGATATGGTGGTGCAAGCGGCGGCTCTGTCGGAAGCGAAGGTGGCTACCGTGGACAAGGCGGCGGTGGCTATGCCGGTGGTGGTAGTGGATTCAGTGGTGGATATGGCGGTGGTAGTGGATTCAGCGGCGGGTCGGCCGGCGGTGGCTATGCTGGAGGCGGAAAGTGA